In one Coccinella septempunctata chromosome 6, icCocSept1.1, whole genome shotgun sequence genomic region, the following are encoded:
- the LOC123315438 gene encoding uncharacterized protein LOC123315438: protein MGLFEFNNHKLNKKIRKFNEVTKKKILNLELCQVNYKIRKLQSENTEVQYKLRHLPENILRQYQNRLEISFNRRFHLIRQANIRKINNLKDNSIPQIKTQEKWIKNLSNKELPNTVKNILSLGSKFSIPTTKEDIDINRIIADTEYILESIPSERKDRQRAKDTNAITHYIHKSTNENTPTQKWYKDTKKFLKDNSDFIILNSDKGAVTVVMEERDYDEKMNEILNSRDFKKLPRDPTQTLQTKCNKFVNKLEKLKHISKEKAKEMRTYNSVAPRMYGNPQIHKSGYPMRPIISSLNSPLNKLSKFIADILKNAYNEENEYYVRDTFHFATSINNFKLPKDYTLISLDVVNLFGNLDKNEIIEVLKQSWNEIKEHTSLNMELFLEITLFLLENNYCVFRGEYYLQVFGCAMGSKLSPRLAQYFMDHLVKSSIGKLPFRIPFLKKFVDDIFTTVPKEETQTILSSLNSYSNNLQFTLEVEDAELSVPFSDTKAQRHEDEIRLKWYRKETNSDKMIHFNSNHNINMKINVIKQMKQRDVKVLRIEKNYQKRIILEMIEINKQGNQ from the exons ATGGGATtatttgaattcaataatcacaaactaaacaaaaaaatacgaaaatttaATGAAGTAACCAAGAAGAAAATCCTTAATCTAGAACTGTGTCAAGTGAATTACAAAATACGAAAATTACAATCAGAAAACACCGAAGTACAGTACAAGTTGAGACATCTACCAGAGAACATATTAAGACAATACCAAAACCGACTAGAGATCTCGTTCAATAGGAGGTTTCACCTGATCAGGCAAGCAAATATAAGAAAGATAAACAATCTCAAAGACAACAGTATCCCACAAATAAAGACCCAAGAGAAATGGATAAAAAATCTGTCGAACAAAGAGCTACCAAATACAGTAAAAAACATCCTATCATTAGGATCCAAATTCAGTATCCCAACGACCAAAGAAGACATTGACATCAATCGCATAATAGCAGATACTGAATATATACTGGAGTCCATACCAAGTGAACGTAAAGACAGACAGAGAGCAAAAGATACAAACGCAATCACACATTACATCCATAAATCAACTAACGAAAACACTCCCACTCAGAAATGGTACAAAGAtacaaaaaagtttttgaaagaCAATAGTGACTTTATAATATTGAATAGTGATAAGGGTGCAGTTACGGTGGTGATGGAAGAACGAGATTATGACGagaagatgaatgaaattttgaattcaaGGGACTTCAAGAAACTTCCGAGAGATCCAACTCAGACATTACAAACAAAATGTAATAAATTCGTAAATAAACTTGAAAAACTAAAACACATATCAAAAGAAAAGGCAAAAGAAATGAGAACATATAACTCGGTCGCTCCCAGAATGTATGGAAATCCGCAAATACATAAAAGTGGATATCCTATGAGACCCATTATATCAAGTTTAAACAGTCCATTGAATAAATTATCAAAATTCATTGCTGATATTTTGAAGAACGCCtataatgaagaaaatgaatattaCGTAAGAGACACGTTTCACTTTGCAACATCAATAAACAACTTCAAATTACCCAAAGACTACACATTGATTTCTCTcgatgtggtcaatttatttgGAAATTTAGATAAAAATGAGATTATTGAAGTCCTCAAACAAAGTTGGAACGAAATAAAAGAACACACAAGTCTGAATATGGAGTTGTTCCTAGAGATAACTCTTTTCCTGTTGGAAAATAACTATTGTGTGTTCCGAGGAGAATATTACCTCCAAGTATTCGGTTGTGCAATGGGTTCAAAATTAAGCCCGAGACTGGCTCAGTATTTTATGGACCACTTAGTGAAATCAAGTATTGGAAAATTGCCATTCAGGATACCATTCCTAAAAAAATTTGTAGATGACATCTTTACAACTGTACCAAAGGAAGAAACCCAGACCATATTGAGCAGCCTCAATTCATACTCCAATAATTTACAATTTACTTTAGAAGTAGAAGATGCCGAACTAAGTGTGCCCTTTTCAGACACGAAAGCACAGAGACATGAAGATGAAATAAGATTAAAATGGTACAGAAAAGAAACAAATTCAGATAAGATGATACACTTCAATTCCAATCATAacataaatatgaaaataaatgtgaTAAAACAAATGAAACAAAGA GATGTGAAAGTATTGAGGatagaaaaaaattaccaaaaaagaattatattAGAAATGATAGAGATAAATAAAcaaggaaatcaataa